A part of Aegilops tauschii subsp. strangulata cultivar AL8/78 chromosome 2, Aet v6.0, whole genome shotgun sequence genomic DNA contains:
- the LOC109764859 gene encoding BTB/POZ and MATH domain-containing protein 2-like, translating into MTPPLPATKMKITSPLPVTMGASSTSRRIIEHVTRTFSFEVTNYLQLKDAGFHARVTWPVFSFGGHDWQIAFYPDDEDGHASSYLRYLGPAKEVRAKFTLSVPGNEGQPPLVRRDTPERVFTPEHRRRTSQGFLKFVAKSKLDELGDGRFTIRCVLTVVRDRAVSPPPPELPGLERMLSEGTGADVTFRVGGREFRAHRFLLAARSPVFGAQLFGPMPKKGTRRVVEVVGVEPAIFQMLLHYVYTGSLPVCRDEGKYGPEKLKLMCEEELCRRIDEEAVVTTYVPTNQRSCIRPKDGVRLELRPSKKVLGTVLEFKERFISTCCRPLALEGVLGTKGGRDEDEELDQSKKFKRTRTKY; encoded by the exons ATGACGCCGCCGCTGCCGGCCACGAAGATGAAGATCACGTCGCCGCTGCCGGTCACGATGGGCGCGTCGTCCACATCGAGACGCATCATAGAGCACGTCACCAGGACGTTCAGCTTCGAGGTGACCAACTACCTGCAGCTCAAGGACGCGGGCTTCCACGCGCGCGTCACTTGGCCCGTCTTCAGCTTCGGCGGCCACGACTGGCAGATCGCCTTCTACCCGGACGACGAGGACGGCCACGCCTCCTCCTACCTGCGTTATCTCGGCCCAGCCAAGGAGGTGAGGGCCAAGTTCACGCTGAGCGTGCCGGGGAACGAGGGCCAGCCACCGCTAGTCCGCCGCGACACGCCGGAGCGCGTCTTCACCCCGGAACACCGCCGGAGAACAAGCCAGGGCTTCCTCAAATTCGTCGCCAAGTCCAAGCTGGACGAACTCGGAGACGGCCGCTTCACGATACGGTGCGTCCTCACCGTCGTCAGGGACAGGGCCGTGTCTCCGCCGCCACCGGAGCTGCCCGGCCTCGAGCGCATGCTCAGCGAGGGGACAGGCGCCGACGTCACGTTCCGCGTGGGCGGTCGGGAGTTTCGCGCGCACCGGTTCCTCCTGGCCGCGCGGTCGCCGGTCTTCGGAGCACAGCTCTTTGGCCCCATGCCGAAGAAGGGCACGCGGCGCGTCGTCGAGGTCGTCGGCGTGGAGCCGGCCATCTTCCAGATGCTCCTTCACTACGTCTACACGGGCTCGCTACCGGTGTGCCGCGACGAAG GCAAGTATGGGCCGGAAAAGTTGAAACTCATGTGTGAAGAGGAGCTGTGCAGAAGGATCGACGAGGAGGCCGTGGTGACCACGTACGTGCCGACCAATCAACGCAGTTGTATCCGACCTAAGGATGGGGTGCGCTTAGAGCTTAGGCCGTCAAAGAAAGTGTTGGGCACCGTCCTGGAGTTCAAGGAGCGCTTCATCTCGACGTGTTGCCGACCACTAGCATTGGAGGGAGTCTTGGGGACAAAAGGTGGCCGTGATGAAGACGAGGAACTTGATCAGAGCAAGAAATTCAAAAGGACACGTACAAAATATTGA